From the genome of Passer domesticus isolate bPasDom1 chromosome 12, bPasDom1.hap1, whole genome shotgun sequence:
GTGAGAAGGAAACCGCAGCTGAAGAACTAAAACAAGTGGGAGTTTGAAGTTAAACTGACACAGAATGCTTTCCCCAAGAATACCCCAACACATATTAGTAGTTTACTAACAGTCTGTGggcaaggaagaggaggagctccatgggcagCATGAAACTGGAGCTGCCCCTTGCGCGAGTGCTTTTTTCCGGAGCCGTGATTCACCTGGTTCTGCTGGTCACCAACTTATCTAGTCCTGGAAGTTTTGTGGCTTACTCAAAGCAGTGAGAAATTCAGAGCAGCTGAAAGATGAACCACATTTCCAGTTACTCTTGACCCAAGTTATTTTTTGCACTCCTTTGCAAGAATTTAAGAAGTTCTTTTCTTTACATTATGAGCCATGGACTAGAAACGTGCCTATTTTATCATTCTCTAcctgaaaatgcaaaaacttcTGCATTCTTTTCAGTGATGTTTAGAACTTCTGGTCTGGAGCTGAGATGCAGAACAGCAGCCATGAAAGGCTTATTAGTTTTGCATCTATAACAATGGATTTAGTTGGGTTTCTGCTTGTGTTTCCCCCTTGGCACTCTGTGTGAGCTTTCTAAGCTGCATCAATTTCTATTGGCTCTAAAGCTCATATTTCTCACATTATTGTTTCAGCCCCAATTCATGGCTACCACTACTCAATCAAAAATGTTACCTGCCATTAAATCCAAGAGTAATTATGAGGGAGAGCTTGGTCCCCTGGCCGAAGGGCTGAGCTGCCTTCCCAAGGCAGGGTCAGCGTGGATGTGACATTTGTCACCTTCACAGAGGAgtttgtgcagggctgggagctccaCCTCTGCTGGTGACTGTAAAGTTCAAAGAGTCCCCTGCTTTTACCCCAGACACTAATTGCCAGAGAATGGAATATAAACAGGCCTCATGTGAAAAGGTCtgatacaaaaaaaaccagttagcccagggctgctcagctcaCACTAATCTGTGATTTTAAGGGTGATGGTGAGGAAAACTTGATACCACATTTGCACTATATCCTACTTTTTGTaggataaggaaaaaaatgttgtttttaatttctctgtacCTCTATCTCTCTTGCTTAGGTTAAAGCCCCAACATATTTCATGTGCTGCCTCTGTCTCTTCTTCCAGTGGCCTGAGTGTGTCAGTTCTGTAATAAAACTAATAACAAATGCTGCTATTTCTTTCTCAGTCCAGATACTTGGGAGGTAGCCAGGCTCACGCTTCTGCAGGAGTAATGCTTCATGTAACTTGGCAAGAACAGACCCTTGCAGGTATTCCTACCATTTGTATAGAAATAAGTTCACCCACACAATGGCTGATTAATTAGACTTGAGCAGTGCAGATGAGATGAAAAGTGAGGAGGAGAGAAACCCACAACTTCAATGCAGAGCCACACTGAGAGCAGTGCTGACCCCCAAACCTTACTGCTGCTGATCCAGCCTTTGGACTATTCAAAATATTCCTATTATTCCTAATCAGGTGTGAAAGAGTTCTGATGTAAGATAGCAGCAACCCCAAAAGTAAAAACATTAATTTGatgtaaaaaatataaatgctactAATAATATGGCATTTGACCTTGAACAAACACTGATGAGGAAGAATCACATAAAGTTCATGCAACCcccaactttttcttttttaacctgAAAATTCAAAGGGAAGGGTGTTAGGTGTTCGGTTTTACATGCTTGGCTTAGTTaagtttagtttagtttaacTTAGCTtttcactgcagcccctgcaaaGTCTGTGCTTGTCATTTAGACTATGAAATGCCCCCTGCACCTAATACAGAATAAAGGAACTCCTTTGGCTTTGTTACCCCAGGAACACATAACTGGAAAAACAGGATCAAACTGCatgttttacattttccatgAAATGTACTCAGGCTGAGAGAGTGCACTAGAAATGAACATTGGCACTTCTCAAAAGCCTGAGGAAAAGTGAGagggaaaagaaacagagaaagaatGGAACAGGAAAgagataacagaaaaaaaaaataaactgggTATATTGCAACagtgaaatgcaaaaaaaaggCACCTTAAGTGGAAAGTCTATGAAATGAGGAAAATTGAAATCATGCAAAgatgaaatgaaaatgaaaaaaaaaaatgtaatcccttttaaaagagaaaagtagAAGCTAGAACAATAGAAAATACGGGGAGAAAAAGCAAGGCATGATAATCtcttttaaatagaaataaattccAGTTCATGTATCTGTTAGAATCATGGTCACACAGAAGTGGAAATGGAGGGCAGGTGAGAAGGAGATGATCCTAAAGTCCTTCAAAGAAGCTGGAAAATCACCATTTGAAGCCTGTGGACTCATATGCACCTCACTGAAATCAGGAGGTGCCGCAGTGATGTATACATGAAAATACAATTGCCAGCAAACAGAACTCCGTACTATGTGAAGAGATGTGTTCTGTTTCTCAAGTGATTAACCTGAATTATCAGCTAATTCTTTCCAGCTTCACAGAATAGCTGGGCCTATGAAGATCAAAGGGGGTGACCCAGCTAGTGACCCCTGTGATCCCCcaggcagaggggagcagggacagccttGGAACCGAGCTGCTCATCCCTCCAGGAACGAGCACAATCCAAGGCCATCTCACTTTCCAGTAAAGGACGCTCCAAGAACCCAGCTCCAGGTCCTGGGCAGGATCCTGTGACCATGGTGGTATTCTGTAACCCAAGTTAATTGATTACTTGTGCTTGGGTGCTGGCAAAATACCCAGTGTTTGCCATGGAGTCCTGAATTTTCTGTATGATTTCTACAGggtataattttattttcagtcctTTTTCCTACTGAAACACTGAAggtttttatttatcttttggACATATGCCTTTCCTGATAGTTTTCCTGCAAATGATCTATCTCACATTTACATCATTAAAATACCCACAATTCTCATCAGCAAAAGGCTTGGGATAAAATGCAGCTTCTTTAAGTTGTGTCAatgaaattcccatttttagTGTGTTTCCAGTCCGATAGTGCTCCATGTGGCACAGAAGTGGCACTCTCTCTTTGGTTCTGTTGcttctcatttttctcttttttcaagcagaaaaaaaattaaaaataccccCAGTTCATTTGTTGTCTTACAAAGTGTGATCCAGACACACAGTCAAGGTATGCAACAAAGTCTAgcaaaatatataaaaactCCCTGAGAATAGTTTCAGGTGACAATGTTAGGcaggaaaaccccaaattttaCGGAAGCCAGCTGAAGACCAGCCATATCTAGAAGTGTATTTGCAAAATTAATTGTCTATAAATTCAGAATGAAAACGTGGTTTGGCAGATTCCAGTTTATCCAACTGAAGTAACCACAGCATAGTTCCAATGCTACCCATAATTTATTTAACATATGGTTCCAAACGCTAGCCAGAGGTTTCTAACTCAGTTCAGTTAGCTGAAGCACGCATGTTTTGCCACCAAACTCTGTCTGTTTGAACTGACAAGGCTATTTTGGTTGCTGTTTTGTGAGACAGGCAGGGACAACTTGCTGCAAGCACTTGATGATCTTTAACTACCACATTAACACTCCCAACTGCAGCTTATCAGCGAGAAGCggccaaaaccaccccaaaagtGTGGACTGGAGAATTATAATTGGCTCCTGAAAATAGCAGGATATTCACCCACTTAGCCCCATCCCACAGAGTTTTCTTTCCCTTACTTTATTCCCGACATCTCTAACTTGGTTTCCATCACCTCCCTGCCTCTTGCCTTCTTTAACCTTGTTTCTGCCGCTGATTTGGAAACTAAAGCTGACACGGATTTGGTGGCAGCCGTTGCTGTCCAGAGTCGCCGGGATTTTCCCgctctgctggggctgtaaTCTTTCGGGAGCAGAGGCCGGGGCTATTTTGGCCGTGCAGTGTCGGACACGTTTCGGTTGCTAGGTAAACAGCAAACTGTATACACGGCGCTGGGTGAGCCATGCAGGAGGCCAGTATAGTTATCTGCTGAGTCCTTTCTTCACCCGATCACATGCGCATGACTGTGCCGCTCATGAGATAAGACTTTCTCTGTCTCGCTTTGCTGCTCAGGTGAAAGCGAGAGGAGAATTTGACCTTTATGATGCTGCTGGCCTCTCAAAGCGCTCACCCCGCGCGTGGGGCCGTGTGTGCGTGACCCCCGCACCCAGCGCCGGGGAAAGCCGCCTCAGGGATGCGGAGAGCGCGGGTATTGTCCCGAACACTGCCcgagctgccccagctcccgCGCCGCGACAGCGCCGGGGGAAGCTCCCGGTGCGCTCCGTGCGCTCTCACACGGGCTGGGGGGACACGAGGGACACACACAGCAAATGGCGCGGGCATTGCAcgggggcagcgggcagggcagggcagggcagggcagggccgggcggTGAGCCCGAGCCCGGCAGTGCCGCGGTTTGCACAGCCGCCCCCCGGGGCCGGCCCTCGCCTCCCCCCGCGCTGACAGCGGAGCGGATCGTGCCTCCCCCGCCCCCGGGGGGCTCCCGCCTCCTCCCGGgctccccgcgccgccgccgcccccgcgcaGCGCGGCGGAGCTGCCGGGGATGCGCTGGCGGAGCGCCCGCCGAGCGTCACGGCGGGGAGGGCCCCGCGCCTCGCCGGGTATAAAGAGCGGCGCGGGGCGCGGTGGCGGCAGCAGAGCTCGGGGAGCTCCCGCGGCTGCTACCGGGGAATCCCTCAGCGATCTCTCACCGATCCCTCACCGCGCCCTCGCTCCGCGCAGCGCCCCGAGGTAAGCGCGGCTGCGGGACTGGGGCTGTGCGGGGACAGGGGCTGTGAGGAACAGGGGACAGGAGCTGTGAGGAACAGGGGCTGTGAGGAACAGGGGCCGGGGCTGTGCGGAGCCGGGGCTGTGAGGaacaggggacaggggctgtgaggaacaggggacaggggctgtGAGGAACAGgggccggggctgtgcgggACAGGAACTGTGCGGAACGGgggccggggctgtgcgggGACCGGGGCTGTTCGAGGCTGGGCTGTGCGGGACAGGAGCTATGCGGgggccggggctgtgcggggcagCCCGGGCTGACAGCCGtgccctgcccgcagcccgggcTGACAGCCGtgccctgcccgcagcccgaTGACTCTGAACCGCGGCGACAAGCGGCGCGGCAGCACGCCGTTCGCGGCGCAGCAGCACCTGCACCGCCGCAGCATGCCCGTGGACGAGCGCGACCTGCGGCCGCTGCCGCCCGACGAGCTGTCGGGCTTGGTGCGCTGCACCTCGTACAGCCCCGGCGGCGAGCACCGCCAGAGCTGGGCCTCCGACTCCTCCGACTCCGTCATCTCCTCGGGCAGCGACTCCGACGGCAGCCTCTACAAGGTGATCCTGCTGGGCGAGCACGGCGTCGGCAAGACCAGCCTGGCGCGCATCTTCGGCGGCGTGGAGGACTGCGCGGACGCCGAGGAGGCCGGTGAGGGCACGGCGCGCTCGGAGGGGCCGGGGACCCCCGGCTCGGAGCCTCCCCTTGGGCCACCGGCAGGGATGGAGTAGGATGGCTTCTCTTGCTGAACTCGTTTTCGTGTTTTTAATTTTCCGTAGGAAATACGTACGACAGATCGATTATAGTTGATGGAGAAGAAGCGTCTCTCGTGGTGTTTGATATATGGGAGCAGGTACTTACAGCTCTTTCCTCATGCTTTTGCTTCATGGCTTGGTCTGTAGTTCTCTTAAAAGTAGAAATGGAACAACTATGCCTATTTGTTCAATCAGATAAGTGACATTAAACAATTAGAATTCATACTGCCTTTTGTTCTCTCTGCAATTAATTTCTTGTAGCTAGGCAGGCAGTTTAAAACCCTGAAAAGAGCTGAGTGAGGCTCTCTTAATGCTTTGAATAATTGGTATCTTATATGAGCAGCCCAGGGAATTACTGTAAAACTAGACATTGCAATCTGATCAGTGCAGACCTGATATTATTTCTGGAAACAAGAGaaatttcttttgtattttaaataacaaaatatttgaaatgttGAGAAGATCGGCTTACTTTTACTGACTTTTTATAATAAAGCTAAGAAAAGAATCTTTAAGGTTCTTAGAGTAATAAATCATCACTCAGCGTTGAATAGGTTTTTCAGAATAATAAATCCATTTCTTGTCTGTGTTTCAGGATGACAGCCAATGGCTCCAGAACCACTGCATGAAAATGGGAGATGCCTATATTATTGTCTACTCAGTGACTGACAAAGTTAGTTTTGAGAAGGCTTCTGAGCTAAGAATCCAGCTGAGAAGAGCAAGGCAGACAGAGGATATTCCTATTATCCTTGTGGGAAATAAAAGTGACCTGGTCAGGTCCCGGGAGGTCTCAGTTGATGGTAAGAGACACTGAATTTTACAAGTGCTGTCTAAAGCAGTAGCAAAGGCTGTGGAGGATCATGGCCAACAGGAATGGTCTGGGTTTGATGTAGAAAAATGTGTGATTTGAAAATCACTGGGGAAGTGGAGCCAGCTGGCTGGTGCTGAAGGGCTTGGTACCACAGAAAACTCTGGAGATGGGTGTGGGGGAAGCTGCTCTGAGTGCAGCGGGACAGAAAAATgcatcagagctgcagctcagggctgctaAAGCCAGGCTTTAATTGTATGGTACGTGTGCAGCAGCACTTGCCAGGCTCGGGATGTGACAGCCTGAGCTGTGACAGTCTGAGCTGTGCTCTTTAGGGGACTCAGTGCCATGTCACAGATCCAGGCAGCCTCAGGACAGGGGATCCCATGCAGCCTGTGCAACCCTTTCTGCTGGAGGTGACTCCACCACATTtgagctgggctggtggcaccAGGCTCACACAGCACAAAAGTCTTTTTGTGATCAGTGAAAACCCTCtcagccagctccagctggcattTGGGTACCTGGAGCACAGGAACCAATGCCAACACCACAGTCTTGATTCTGCTTATTTAAACATttaatgaggtttttttctttggctgggtttttgttttggtgtgggTTTTTGTCTTCCACTGGAAAGAATACTCTGAAATATTGGTGCCTTGATGATGAAGAACCATCTCTCCCTATCTGGTTTGCCATGCTCCCAGTGTTAAATTCCTGCTCAGGGTATTGACTGTAGTTCACCAGGAGATTACTTTTTCAGGTTGGGGCAGGGCATGGTTGACCTGTCCTAGTTCTGACATCTGTACTTTCCTCAGGTTTACAACTCTGCCATTATTTGCCACAGCTGACTGTGGAAATCTGTGCTGCAGCAATGTTCCAGGTTAAGTGCTTATGTCCAGAACACTGAACATCTTTTAATTCAAATTCAGCCCTGGTCAGAGTCAGTGGTGCACAGCTTTGTGACCTCTGCTGATGTGCTCAATGACTTGACCTTGTGGTCTGTATCAGCTCCACTTCTGTTGGTGTGGAGAACTCGCTTGTTACAGCAGGGCAGAGGTGCAGAATTGCCCAAAGCTTCCAGAATAAAGCCCATTTATTTCTGTACATCACTGTAGGGGGTCTTTACCCAAAGTCAGTTTAATGCAAAAGCAGGGAActcacagcactcactgctccACATCAAACAGATTTAGGAGAGGCTTCCCAGGCCTCTCCTGAATCTGCTTTAGCTCTTAAACAGTACAGGCACAGTCTGCCTGAAGGACTGCTGCTGCCATGTAGTCAGTTCCATTGATCAGATGAAATTTCTGAGCACAGCACAACAAAACCAAGGAGAGTAAAGGGCCAAAACCATGAAGAGCAAATTTGGGTTCTCCCATTTTGCAGTAAAGCTCTTTCATGGCATTGAAGGCACTTTGCTTCTTAGAGCCAGTTCCTGTTTTGTTCTTCTGCCAGTAGTGTGAAAACGTCTCCACTGATCTTCCTCTTTGTCTCTCTGTGCAGAGGGCCGGGCGTGTGCCGTGGTGTTTGACTGCAAGTTCATCgagacctcagctgctctgcaccaCAACGTGAAGGACCTGTTTGAGGGCATCGTGCGGCAGATCCGGCTGCGCAAGGACAGCAAGGAGGACAACGCCCGCAGGATGGCCAACACCAAGAGGAGGGAGAGCATCAGCAAGAAGGCCAAGCGGTTCCTGGGCAGAATTGTGGCCAAGAACAACAAGAAGATGGCTTTCAAAGCAAAATCCAAGTCTTGCCACGACCTGTCTGTGCTATAGGAGCTCCCAGCGAGCCCTGGCCGCTCAGCAGCGCGCGGATGGATGATCCTTGTGGTGGGAACAGCCGTGGCTTTTCCACTGAGACTCTCCTTAATGCCTTAAggtgctcaagcaagtctggaAGTTACACTACAGTGCTTCATTGATAAATGGTTTAAGTTTCAGTGTGTGCAAGTAAATGAACTAACTTGAAATATGAGGCTTGACATGCCCACTGTGTACATATGTGCTGTATCTTCTTGTCTTGTGGATACCAGAGATGCAAAGATAAGAAAGGATAACTGTCACCATAGACTTGTCTCGTTTGCAGAGCAAAACTTTAACTTGTACGCAGGCTCGTACACTCTTTTTAGTATAAAGCAAGCAATGATAAATCTTTTTAAACTTAAATGTGGGGAGGGTGGAGTAGAACCACAGTAGAATGGGAGAAaacaaattatatatatatttaaatacagaACAGATATCATTTTATTAAGTTAATTTGCACTTCCATTAACTGTTATTCAATTAATTGGTTACTTGTTTACATGCAgattttataataaaatattatttcctgtTATAATAAACTGTGCTTTTCTCATAGTGTGGATAAAGAATGAGAGGGCAGTATTTTTATACTGACCTTTTCCCACTGTACAAAATGTTCTACACAGACTGAAGATTTACATGTTATAGAGTTCTGGAGCAAGATGAATTGGGAAAATCCTCTGTCCTTTTCTTTAATAGAGAGTTTCTTTAAGAAGTAAACCCTGCTTTTATGAACACTCTACTTCAACAGCTCTTCTTGGGAAGGGAGCCCCCGACCTTTCATATGATTGTTCTTCCTCAACCTGGTTCTCatcagctccagcaggagcagggctttaTATACTGCCTTCAGTGAGATTGATGTGCTGTGTTTATATTGATAAATTGAGCCCTGGAATGTCTGAAGTCCTCTCCTGCCTTGAAGGTCTTGTGTTACAGCCAACAAGCAAATGCAggaggttgtttttttcctttttggcaGCAGTATAATTGTCCAGTCTGCTCCCACTCCTGTAGATAGCTTCCAGTGGTTTCAAGAAGTCCAAAGCACGCTGGCAAGGATGTTTGAAGGATTGTAGGATTCAGTTGTGTACAGTGGCCTTCATTCCTGCCTTCGTGGCAATTTAGTGTGTTATAATTGGTGTTTTTCCGTGATTTTTCCGTTTGCTATTAATGAAGTTAAAACCAAACACATTGAAGTGCAAGAACTGGGACTTAAggcattttatttataaattccACTTCACAGGATACATTCTCTTAAAAATAATCCATAAACTCTGTTCTCAAAACCCATAAAACACACATTCCTCTGCCTCTTTCCACTGTCCCTGCCTCAGTTCAGTTCGTTAGAGATTGTTCCAGCTGCCTAGGAGCCCAGTTTGTCCATGGCTTTAGAGGGGCTGAGCTTTCCCAAAGCTCTGGGAGGCTTCCTCAGGTCTCACAGCTTGCCTTGGGCCTCCAGAGCTGGGGCAAACAACTCTCCATGGAGTTATCCCAGTGCTCAGGCACTCCTCAGGGAGCAGTGCAGGAATTCCCATGAGGAATGCAAGAATTAGCAAAttagcagctcctgctgtgctgctgatgAGCCTGGCTGGTTACATGCCCAGTTTAGCTTGTGCTGCTGCTAACAGGTCACATTTCTTGTGAAGTGTGGCCTTTGTGTTCTGAGTGGTCTAAAGTGAATGATTCTGTCCTGCAGTCAAAGCTAACATTTGCCTGAGCAGACACTTTAATTGGATTTGGCTTTATTTTTCCACCAGCCTTGCTTCCTGGCAAGCTATTTTCTGTTACATACCTatcattatatattatatatctaTTATTATACATTTTGGGACATCTGACCACTGTCAGAGTATGGCACCAGGCTTCTCTGTACATGGCAGCTTTTAATGTCAGCACCGAAGCTGTCTGATCCTGACAATTCTGCAGCCAGAGTGCCCAAATCTGGCACATCCCTACTCAGGCCAAGGTTAATGACAAAATTGCAATGAGCTGGCAAAGCCTCAGTCTTCTGGCTGCCCTTTGCTTTCACAGTGACCAGGAAAGGACTGAGCTGTCTGATTGACTTATGGGATGAAATCCTGTCCATAATAAATCCAGAATGGGATGCACACCCAGGGTGTAAGATTGGGCGTTTCACAAAGTGACAATGATGTGTTGCATCACTGCAGCTGCAAAACCCCCTCAAGGCTGTGGTTACCAGCTGTCATTTTTGCACACTGGCATATAAATCAGATGGTTTTTACTGTTCTTGAAATCAAAGGTCAGTTTAGACCAATTCCTAAACCTAAGATATTTCTGAGGAGCTCTAGCACGTGGCTCAATTAAACCGTAGAAGAGAATTTGTAATTTGGACTTATGACATATAGGGCACTGTGAGACAATAAGCTGTGAGACACTCTAAAGAAACATGGGCtagtctaaaacattttctatcAG
Proteins encoded in this window:
- the RRAD gene encoding GTP-binding protein RAD, whose amino-acid sequence is MTLNRGDKRRGSTPFAAQQHLHRRSMPVDERDLRPLPPDELSGLVRCTSYSPGGEHRQSWASDSSDSVISSGSDSDGSLYKVILLGEHGVGKTSLARIFGGVEDCADAEEAGNTYDRSIIVDGEEASLVVFDIWEQDDSQWLQNHCMKMGDAYIIVYSVTDKVSFEKASELRIQLRRARQTEDIPIILVGNKSDLVRSREVSVDEGRACAVVFDCKFIETSAALHHNVKDLFEGIVRQIRLRKDSKEDNARRMANTKRRESISKKAKRFLGRIVAKNNKKMAFKAKSKSCHDLSVL